In the Deltaproteobacteria bacterium genome, one interval contains:
- a CDS encoding substrate-binding domain-containing protein codes for MKKFFAPFLGLLILLIPFFASAATAAEKQQKNVILATTTSTQDSGLLDVLIPIFEKETGYFVKTISVGSGQAMKMGEKGEADVLLVHSPEAEKAFIDKGFGINRMLVMHNDFIIVGPPVDPARIKGMKSSKEALKMVAQTGALFLSRGDNSGTHSKEKGLWKAAGVNPEGQKWFQQTGLGMGQTLNVAAEKKGYTLTDRATYLSLKKNLGLDILIEGEPLLLNIYHVIEVNPAKWSKVNAPGAKAFAGFMVAKKTQEIIAKFGVDKYGSPLFFPDAGKKPESLGL; via the coding sequence ATGAAAAAATTTTTTGCTCCCTTCCTGGGTCTTTTAATTCTCCTTATCCCCTTTTTTGCTTCGGCAGCCACTGCCGCAGAAAAACAGCAGAAAAATGTCATCCTGGCCACCACGACCAGTACCCAGGACTCAGGCCTTCTCGATGTTTTGATCCCGATCTTTGAAAAGGAAACCGGTTACTTTGTCAAGACGATTTCGGTCGGCTCCGGCCAAGCCATGAAGATGGGAGAAAAGGGAGAGGCCGATGTGCTCCTGGTCCACTCCCCGGAAGCCGAAAAGGCCTTTATCGACAAGGGGTTCGGGATCAACCGGATGCTGGTTATGCATAATGATTTCATTATCGTCGGGCCGCCCGTTGATCCGGCCAGGATCAAGGGGATGAAATCATCGAAGGAGGCACTGAAGATGGTTGCCCAGACCGGGGCCCTTTTCCTTTCCCGGGGGGATAATTCCGGAACCCATTCCAAGGAAAAGGGTCTCTGGAAGGCGGCCGGGGTCAACCCGGAAGGGCAGAAATGGTTTCAACAGACCGGCCTCGGCATGGGGCAAACCCTGAATGTAGCCGCCGAAAAGAAAGGCTACACCCTCACCGACCGGGCCACCTATCTCTCCCTCAAAAAGAACCTGGGCCTCGATATCCTCATTGAAGGGGAACCTCTGCTGCTCAACATCTACCATGTTATCGAGGTCAATCCGGCCAAGTGGTCCAAGGTCAACGCTCCCGGGGCCAAGGCCTTTGCCGGTTTCATGGTTGCCAAGAAAACCCAGGAAATCATCGCTAAGTTCGGCGTGGACA
- a CDS encoding ABC transporter substrate-binding protein, with product MKPARIIFVVFCLFLLVLPPAFAQTARPEKPKIVVAVGGQQGLIYLPLSVAWRLGYFKEAGLEVDLQNLAGGGQALRALVGGSAEFVSGFYDHTIQMNAQGKKIKAIVMQQRFPGLVLLVSKAARDQGVKSLADLKGKKIGVTAMGSSTHFFVNYLLNGVGLTPEDYSIIGVGIGSTAVAALRNKQIEALSGLEPSVSTIQNLGDLGLVLADTRTTAGTTKIFGGSYPAGCIYTREEIIRQYPQTAQALVNAMIKALRWIQTHKPEEITALMPEEYYQGNKEIYLQALKNMLDSFSPDGRIALGDAQNVAKVMSSDPVVKKASVNLADTFDMRFVEASWKTQKK from the coding sequence ATGAAGCCAGCCAGAATTATTTTTGTGGTTTTTTGTCTTTTTTTGCTTGTCTTACCCCCTGCTTTTGCCCAGACGGCCAGGCCGGAGAAACCGAAAATCGTCGTGGCCGTCGGCGGTCAGCAGGGTCTTATCTATCTTCCTTTAAGCGTCGCCTGGCGACTCGGATACTTTAAGGAAGCAGGTCTGGAAGTCGACCTTCAGAATCTGGCCGGGGGCGGCCAGGCCCTGAGGGCCCTGGTAGGCGGGAGCGCCGAATTTGTCAGCGGGTTTTATGACCATACCATCCAGATGAACGCCCAGGGCAAGAAGATCAAAGCCATCGTTATGCAGCAGCGCTTCCCCGGCTTGGTCCTCCTGGTTTCCAAGGCCGCGAGAGATCAAGGAGTGAAGAGCCTGGCCGATTTGAAAGGCAAGAAGATCGGCGTCACGGCCATGGGATCTTCCACGCACTTTTTTGTCAATTACCTCTTAAACGGGGTGGGTCTGACCCCTGAAGATTATTCTATTATCGGCGTAGGCATCGGCTCCACGGCCGTGGCCGCCTTGCGTAATAAGCAGATCGAAGCCCTTTCCGGTCTTGAACCCAGCGTTTCCACCATCCAAAACCTTGGAGACCTGGGCCTTGTTCTGGCCGACACCCGAACCACGGCCGGCACGACCAAGATCTTCGGCGGGTCTTACCCTGCAGGCTGTATTTACACCAGGGAAGAGATCATCCGGCAGTATCCCCAAACGGCCCAGGCCCTGGTCAATGCCATGATCAAGGCCCTGCGCTGGATACAGACGCACAAACCGGAAGAGATAACGGCCCTGATGCCGGAAGAATATTATCAGGGCAACAAAGAAATCTATCTCCAGGCCTTAAAGAATATGCTGGATTCCTTTTCGCCGGATGGACGCATAGCCTTAGGGGATGCTCAGAACGTGGCCAAGGTCATGAGTTCCGATCCGGTGGTGAAAAAGGCTTCTGTCAATCTGGCCGATACCTTTGATATGCGCTTTGTCGAAGCCTCTTGGAAAACCCAAAAGAAATAG
- a CDS encoding ABC transporter ATP-binding protein gives MTFKGVNKSFLTPDGGTYLATSNIDLNLGQGEFVTIVGPTGCGKSTLLNLAAGLLFPDKGSVEILGFPLTGINRFAAYQFQEDVILPWKTAEENVMLGLLFRNRPFKEARASARDWLARVGLTGFENRYPHQLSGGMRKRVALAQALIVEPQILLMDEPFSALDEQTRQFMEDDLLNICTEFGKTVLFVTHDLEEAISLADRVMVLSAGPGATIIGDYPVNIPRPREVADIRVHPVFREIFKTIWEHLRGEVMKAYARK, from the coding sequence ATAACCTTTAAAGGGGTTAACAAATCTTTTCTCACCCCTGACGGCGGTACCTACCTGGCCACCAGCAATATCGACCTGAACTTAGGCCAGGGGGAATTCGTTACCATCGTCGGCCCCACGGGCTGCGGTAAATCGACTCTTCTTAACCTGGCGGCAGGACTCCTTTTCCCGGATAAGGGGAGCGTGGAGATATTAGGCTTCCCCCTTACCGGAATCAATCGATTCGCCGCTTACCAGTTTCAGGAGGATGTGATCCTCCCTTGGAAGACCGCTGAAGAGAATGTCATGCTCGGCCTCCTGTTCCGGAACAGGCCGTTCAAAGAGGCCCGGGCCTCGGCCCGGGATTGGCTGGCCCGGGTAGGTCTGACCGGATTCGAGAACCGCTATCCCCATCAGCTCTCCGGTGGTATGCGCAAACGGGTGGCCCTGGCCCAGGCCTTGATCGTGGAGCCCCAAATCCTGCTCATGGATGAACCTTTCTCGGCCCTGGATGAGCAGACCCGCCAATTCATGGAGGATGATCTCCTGAATATTTGTACGGAGTTTGGCAAGACCGTTCTCTTTGTAACCCATGACCTGGAGGAGGCCATTTCCCTGGCCGACCGGGTGATGGTCCTTTCGGCCGGGCCCGGGGCGACCATCATCGGGGATTATCCGGTCAACATACCCCGGCCCAGAGAGGTGGCCGACATCCGGGTGCATCCGGTGTTTCGGGAGATTTTTAAGACCATCTGGGAGCACCTTCGGGGAGAGGTGATGAAGGCCTATGCCCGGAAATGA
- a CDS encoding ABC transporter permease, with amino-acid sequence MPGNDYFRLRLKQLSVFIVGVAAWEVSAALQWIDPFFFSRPSAVVVRLVKWFSGGSIYPHIGITALETLLAFLAGALLGIIFGFLFARIPSLAAIFDPYVKIANALPRIALAPIFTLWFGLGILSKVVFGVTLVFFIVFFNTYRGVREVNPNILNNARMLGANERDLFRHVLLPSAMSWILASLHTSVGMALVGAVVGEYLGAARGLGYIIAQAEGVFDTTSVFAGLVVLSAFVLIIDLIVSVVESRLLKWKPSA; translated from the coding sequence ATGCCCGGAAATGATTATTTCAGGCTTCGGTTGAAACAACTGTCCGTCTTCATTGTCGGGGTGGCGGCCTGGGAGGTGTCGGCCGCCCTGCAATGGATCGACCCCTTTTTTTTCAGCCGGCCCAGTGCCGTTGTCGTTCGACTGGTCAAATGGTTCAGCGGCGGAAGCATCTATCCGCACATCGGCATTACCGCCCTGGAGACCCTTCTGGCCTTTTTGGCCGGGGCCTTGTTAGGGATTATCTTCGGCTTTCTCTTCGCCCGCATCCCCTCGCTGGCGGCCATCTTCGATCCGTATGTCAAGATCGCCAATGCCCTGCCCCGTATCGCTCTGGCTCCTATCTTTACCCTCTGGTTCGGGCTGGGGATTTTGTCCAAGGTCGTCTTCGGTGTGACCCTGGTCTTCTTCATTGTTTTCTTCAATACCTACCGCGGGGTCCGGGAAGTGAATCCGAACATCCTGAACAACGCCCGTATGCTCGGGGCCAATGAACGGGACCTCTTTCGTCATGTCCTCCTGCCCTCGGCTATGAGCTGGATCCTGGCCAGCCTGCATACCAGTGTCGGCATGGCCCTGGTCGGGGCCGTGGTCGGTGAGTATCTGGGGGCGGCCAGGGGCCTGGGCTATATCATCGCCCAGGCCGAGGGGGTCTTCGATACCACCAGCGTCTTTGCCGGGCTGGTCGTCCTTTCCGCCTTCGTCCTCATCATCGACCTGATCGTCTCCGTGGTCGAAAGCCGGCTCCTTAAGTGGAAACCTTCGGCTTGA
- a CDS encoding type II toxin-antitoxin system Phd/YefM family antitoxin, translated as MKAITFTEFRQHASRLFSAIEEGEVIVILRHGKPIAEITPLSKEAARPSWKKPGLRLSVKGASLSSAILEERERENVL; from the coding sequence ATGAAAGCAATAACCTTCACTGAGTTTCGGCAGCATGCTTCACGTCTCTTTTCTGCCATCGAGGAAGGAGAGGTAATTGTTATTTTGCGCCATGGGAAACCTATCGCGGAGATAACGCCCCTATCCAAGGAAGCCGCAAGACCGTCCTGGAAAAAGCCCGGCTTGCGCCTGTCCGTCAAGGGTGCCAGTCTCTCTTCCGCAATTTTGGAGGAGCGCGAACGTGAAAACGTTCTTTGA
- a CDS encoding type II toxin-antitoxin system VapC family toxin, producing the protein MKTFFDASAFAKRYIEEDGSQQVDELCQEATELALSVICVPEIISALNRRIREKILSRREYRTVKEHLSDDIHDVEIINLTPEILAKATTLLEAHPLCSMDALHIACALEWGAELFVSSDKRQTTAAGKAGLKIKLI; encoded by the coding sequence GTGAAAACGTTCTTTGATGCTTCGGCCTTTGCAAAAAGATATATTGAGGAAGATGGAAGCCAACAGGTTGATGAACTCTGTCAGGAAGCCACCGAGCTTGCCCTTAGCGTCATTTGTGTTCCTGAGATCATTTCTGCTTTAAACCGCCGCATACGGGAAAAGATTCTTTCCCGCCGGGAATATAGAACCGTTAAAGAGCACCTGTCCGATGACATTCATGATGTCGAAATCATCAACTTGACTCCTGAGATCCTGGCCAAAGCTACTACACTGCTCGAAGCCCATCCGCTGTGTTCAATGGATGCGCTTCATATCGCCTGCGCTTTAGAATGGGGGGCGGAACTGTTCGTATCTTCCGATAAGCGTCAAACAACGGCAGCCGGGAAAGCCGGCCTGAAAATAAAACTTATTTAA